The Deltaproteobacteria bacterium genomic interval AAACAGCATCACTGATTTCAGCATCATGTAAAATCGGTACCCTCCTTGCAGGTGCTGGAGAGTCCGAGATGCAGGCCCTCAGCGACTACGGCTTCTATCTGGGCCAGGCATTTCAGATGATTGACGACGTCCTTGATTATACTGCAGATGCCAGTGAGCTGGGAAAGACCATTGGGACAGATCTCGCTGAGGGGAAAATCACACTGCCTCTTGTTGTTGCCATTGGGAAGGCATCTTCTGCAGAAAAGGAGAGGCTGTTAAAGGTACTCAGCAATGGCAATCCCTCTGAGAAGGAACTTGTATGGGTGAAGAATCTGCTGTCCCGCGCCGGGGGGCTGGACTATACAAGAAGTCGGGCAAAAGCCCTGGTTGCTTTGGCCTGTGAAGGTTTAGAGACATTTGCTCCATCAGAGACAAGGGACTTACTCCATGACCTTGCACAGTTTGTTTTAGAGCGTCGCAAGTAGCGCAAGCAAAGTTAAGGCAGTGTCAAGATCTACTGTGATTTTTTCAAAAAGTGCCTTAAAACGATTTATTATTGTCGGAGGAGCAGGTGCTCTGGCAACAGGCGCATATGAAATTTTTTGCCCCAGAGCTACCTTGTGGGGCAAGGTATTAACCCATGGCTTCCGAAATGTACGTGCAATAAGTCTCGTGTTCGACCGAAGCCCGAATCCGTTAACAGGTCCAATCTGTAAACGACTACATGAGCTTGAGATCCCGGCCACATTTTTCATAGAAGGGGAGAAGGCCAGGAAAAATCCCAGGGCCTTGCGCTCCCTGCAGTTCTTTGAGATAGGGATTCATGGAGAAAACTACAGATCGCTTATTTTCCAGAACAAAACAGAACTGAGGCACATGCTCAAGTCATGCCTTGCCCTGGCAGGCGATATCCAGGGAAGGGACGCCCGCTTTCTCATGCCTCCTTATGGATGGAAGGATTTACGCCTTGTAAGAATAGCAAGAGAACTGGGTCTTTTAGTGGTCAATCCGTCCCTAAAGCTCGATTGGCGTGAGGGATTTCCTTTTAATACTTCAGTCGAGCGCATCCTGGCACGGGTGGGTCCTGGCGATATAATTCTTGTGAATAATGATCCATTGAGATCGCCTCCTGAGCCCCTTTTTATTGAGCTGCTCACATTGCTGATTATCGGGCTTAAAGATAAAGACCTCAGGATCTGGGGGCTAAGCCCTTTACTTCTTCGCCATTAATTTCATGTAAATATCCGGTGAACCCTCAGTCCACTCCGCAAACCGTTCACGGGCAGGGGACATTTCTTTGAACAGTTCAGATGAGACTGCAAAAATACCTCGCCAATGCCGGTGTATGCTCCAGGAGAGCCGCAGAAGTGCTCATCCGCTCAGGCCGGGTCACTATAAACGGTGAGGTTGCAAGGCTTGGATCCAAGATAGATCCATACACAGATATCATCTGCGTTGACAAGATCAGGGTTCTCTGTAAAAGACAACTCGTTTATCTTTTGCTTAATAAACCAAAAGGCGTCCTGACCACAGCTCGTGATCCCTATGGGCGAACCACTGTAATGGATCTGCTTCCGGGAAGAGTTCCGGAGCGGGTTTATCCTGCTGGGCGCCTGGATAAAGACAGTGAGGGTCTGCTCCTCCTCACAAATGACGGTGCTCTGGTTCACCGGCTATTGCATCCCAGCCATAAGATCTCAAAGACTTACCATGCAACAGTGAGAGGGAGACCTTCAAAAGCCGCTTTGGATCTGCTTCGACGAGGTATAGAGATAGAAGGAAAAACGACATTGCCCTGCGAATTGCGTGTGCTGAAAACCACGAGGCGTTCGACGATACTGGAAGTTACGCTGAAAGAAGGCAGAAAACGCCAGATAAGATTGATGTTCAATACGTTAGGCCATTCCGTCATCAGGCTGATACGTATCAAAATAGGTCCTATAAGGCTGGGGAAGCTGCAACCTGGCAAGTACAGGATATTGACCGACACTGAAGTGGAGCTGCTGAAGAAGTCAGCGGGATTGGTTTAAATAGCAATAAAACCCAGATACCAGTCTGTCAGTTCATGCCCCCAGAATAAGGTTATTAGGGCGGCCCCAACCAGAAAGGGACCGTAAGGTATGGCCATATGCCTGTTTCCTTTCTGTAACGACATTATTGTCAGGCCGGCAACTGAACCTGCTGCGGCACTCAATAGGATTACAAGCGGAATTGCCTGCCACCCCAAAAATGCCCCTATCATAGCAAGGAGCTTAATGTCCCCGCCCCCCATTCCCTCCTTGCGGGCAATGATATAATAGCCCCATGCCACAAGAAATAAAATGCCTCCGCCCATCAATATCCCCAGAAGAGAATCCCGCCATGACAGCCCGGGAAGCAGAAACGAAGACAGGAAGCCAACGGCAATCCCGGGCAAAGACACTGCATCCGGGATAATTTGATGTGCAAGGTCGACAAATGTCACAATTATGAGACATGCTGAAAAATAAAAATAAATAAATAGTTCAGAACTAAAACCAAACTTGTACCAAAGAACAAGGCACAAGAGGCCGCTCAGCAGCTCAACAAGTGGATACTGCATGGAGATCCTTTCCCCGCAAGAACTGCATTTTGCCCTAAGAAGCAAAAAACTCAGTATGGGGATATTTTCCCACCATTTCAGCCTGTGGCCACATTTCGGACAGGCAGAACCAGGCCTTACCACCGACCTGCCTTGAGGCAGTCGGCATATGCATACATTCAAAAAGCTACCGATACAGGTCCCCAGCAAAAAGGCCAGAAAGGGCCAGGCGAATGTCGGCAAGGTAATCATATCACTTCTTTTTCCCCTGACCCGCTCGGCAGGGTGTGAAGCTTCAATAGGCCCTGCCTTACCAGGTCCAGATAATTTTTCCTTACCTCCTCAAGCTGAGACATAATCTTTATAAATCGTAAATACAAATTATAGTATTCTGACTGATCAGGCTCAAACCTCACCTGAACGAACTGGAACCCGACCCCTGTCTTTGACCGGCCCAGATGTTGTATGTAACCCTTGAGGGCAATAGTTCCCACTACCGGCAACTCAATAAGCAGGTCAGTGATGAGCCCTATAGACACAGAGCAGTTTACTGCCACATAACATCCGCTTAGCGAGATATTGGAAGTGTATCCCGATATATTGAACTCTGGAAAATATACGCGGAATTTTGCTAAGTATCGGATTTCTTTTCGCTTTTCGTGCACGGAATTTCTCCTGTATTGAATGCCGGCTCAATAATCACAAAAGACCTGTCTACTGATACTTACTTTACTCTTCGGACATAACGAAGCATGAGAAAAATTTCCCCCAAGGGCTCGATTGCCCGTGGCAGCATGATCAGGGAGTATCGATGAACCGGCTTTTTTTATAACAGGGCCCTTGGACCAGCGTCCGGCAACACTTTCTTTTACGGCAAAGCTTGCAGGAGGAACGAGTACGGGTAAGGTCCTCACGAGTTGCACTTCTACAGTATCTTTTGTCATAAGTTTTTGTGCCCATTCGCCATCGAGCTGTACAGGAAGATTCTGCTTACCGGTGATTTTTACAGAACAGGCCTGAGAAGTGGCTCTGGGATCTGAAAGAGAAGTGATGCGACCTCTCAGCAGCAGCCCCAGATATGCTCTGATAGCGGGAATGGCATATACTTCTAACTTCCCATCGCTCCAGCAGGACACGGATGAAAGAGACCCGCCGCCAGCATAATACTCAATGTTAGAAAGGATCAAAGTGCCATGTCCTCTTAGCCTGATTTGATTCATATTCCCCTTTTTATCAAGGAAACACGCATCTATTTTATGGTAACTGGATTTGAGCTTAGCCGAAAGTATATATTTCAGGCCTACAGCTATAAAAAGAAACTGATTCCATCTCTTTCCAAGGTGACGGCAAAGACGTTTCAGGCGTATTCGTGAGACGGACGCCACTATCCTTGCATCCAGGCCAAAACCTGCATATCCTATAAATCTGCGGTCTCCGCAGGACCATAGGTCCATTGCTTCAACCTTTCCGGCACTGATCCCCGACCAGAAATAATCAAGTCCACCCTGATTCCATACTTCCCACCAGCCCAGGCTTCTGGCCAGATCGTTCCCTGTGCCGAGTGGCAGGATGGCAAGCGGCGGGGGCCTGTCAAGCTCGCCAAGTGCACGTGCAACCGCTGATACG includes:
- a CDS encoding pseudouridine synthase; protein product: MRLQKYLANAGVCSRRAAEVLIRSGRVTINGEVARLGSKIDPYTDIICVDKIRVLCKRQLVYLLLNKPKGVLTTARDPYGRTTVMDLLPGRVPERVYPAGRLDKDSEGLLLLTNDGALVHRLLHPSHKISKTYHATVRGRPSKAALDLLRRGIEIEGKTTLPCELRVLKTTRRSTILEVTLKEGRKRQIRLMFNTLGHSVIRLIRIKIGPIRLGKLQPGKYRILTDTEVELLKKSAGLV
- a CDS encoding prepilin peptidase; translated protein: MITLPTFAWPFLAFLLGTCIGSFLNVCICRLPQGRSVVRPGSACPKCGHRLKWWENIPILSFLLLRAKCSSCGERISMQYPLVELLSGLLCLVLWYKFGFSSELFIYFYFSACLIIVTFVDLAHQIIPDAVSLPGIAVGFLSSFLLPGLSWRDSLLGILMGGGILFLVAWGYYIIARKEGMGGGDIKLLAMIGAFLGWQAIPLVILLSAAAGSVAGLTIMSLQKGNRHMAIPYGPFLVGAALITLFWGHELTDWYLGFIAI